A single region of the Scyliorhinus torazame isolate Kashiwa2021f chromosome 30, sScyTor2.1, whole genome shotgun sequence genome encodes:
- the LOC140404448 gene encoding hydroxylysine kinase-like encodes MSTMEEPVLIKPSLNEAQVVELVERLYGLRVSGVQSMPSYDDQNFHVLAPESQETGDLSKSYVLKVMNSVDSQDADLIEAQTRAMMFLNEKGFPSPIPIPTTDGKIMSLESIDYGKESKTHMVRLLTYLPGIPLAQMPTGPQILYKAGRTLAEMNRVLAEFQHPTRESLQREDFLWKLSNTHKLDKYLHVMEEGSDRQMVEQIIQQFKEKILPNLSKFRKSLNHGDFSHTNILVQPVQSSADHSDPTHPQQALDISGILDFTDMNYGCSVCDVAISIMYLMLESSDPLSTGGHVLSGFESVTPLVPEERDAVFLLVLCRFSQSLVLARYNILLYPGNAEYLLTTARSGWKCLHQLWSLGKEAVEKIWYEAAKPHCT; translated from the exons ATGTCCACCATGGAGGAACCTGTTCTAATCAAACCCTCGCTGAATGAAGCGCAGGTTGTTGAGTTGGTCGAGCGGTTGTACGGTCTGAGGGTCTCCGGTGTCCAATCAATGCCCAGTTACGATGATCAGAACTTCCACGTCCTGGCGCCTGAGAGCCAGGAGACTGGAGATCTCAGTAAGAGCTATGTCCTCAAAGTGATGAACAGCGTCGATAGCCAAGATGCTGATTTGATTGAAGCACAAACACGAGCCATGATGTTTTTGAACGAGAAAGGGTTTCCTTCACCCATTCCTATCCCAACCACTGATGGCAAGATTATGTCATTGGAAAGTATTG ATTATGGCAAAGAATCTAAGACCCATATGGTCCGGTTGCTGACCTACCTTCCTGGAATACCATTGGCCCAAATGCCTACAGGACCTCAGATCCTGTACAAAGCTGGCCGAACACTAGCTGAAATGAACCGGGTCCTCGCA GAATTCCAGCATCCTACCCGGGAGAGTCTGCAGCGAGAGGATTTCCTCTGGAAGCTCTCAAACACTCACAAGCTGGACAAGTACCTTCACGTGATGGAGGAGGGAAGCGATCGCCAAATGGTGGAGCAAATTATTCAGCAATTCAAGGAAAAGATACTTCCAAATCTCAGCAAGTTTCGGAAAA gcctAAATCACGGAGATTTCAGTCACACCAACATTCTAGTACAGCCTGTTCAGTCTTCAGCTGACCATTccgaccccacccacccccagcaggCGTTGGACATCTCTGGGATCCTGGATTTCACGGACATGAACTATGGTTGTTCTGTATGTGACGTGGCCATATCCATAATGTACCTGATGCTGGAGAGCAGCGATCCCCTCAGCACCGGGGGCCACGTTCTTTCAGGGTTCGAGAGTGTGACCCCGTTGGTCCCCGAGGAGCGAGACGCTGTGTTTCTGCTGGTTCTCTGCCGCTTTTCCCAGTCGCTGGTTCTGGCGAGGTACAATATTCTGCTGTACCCTGGAAATGCAGAATACCTCCTGACCACAGCAAGAAGTGGCTGGAAGTGTTTGCACCAATTGTGGTCACTGGGTAAAGAGGCAGTGGAAAAGATTTGGTACGAGGCAGCCAAACCCCACTGCACTTGA